DNA sequence from the Lycium barbarum isolate Lr01 chromosome 5, ASM1917538v2, whole genome shotgun sequence genome:
CCTTATCACAGACCTGTAAAACAACCCCGAAGAAGGTTCCCCGATGATAGAAGTAAGTTCATAAGAAGTACAAAGGTTGTTGAAATCCGGGTCCATAAGGCCGGTGGAACATACAGAATGGGTATCGAATGTGGTAGTAGTGCCAAAGAAGAATGGAAAGATGCGGATGTGTGTAGATTTCACAGATCTAAATAAAGCATGTCCAAAAGATCCATTCCCACTTCCTTATATAGATCAAATGATAGAAGCCACAGCCGGCCATGAATTGTTAAGTTTTCTTGACGCATATTCAGGGTACAATAAAATCAAGATGAATCCTGCAAATCAAACAAAAACAACATTTATAACGCCGAGGGGTTTGCACTGTTATAACGTAATGCCGTTTGGACTCAAGAACGCTGGTGCAACATATCAACGGTTGGTAACCACGATGTTCAAAGATCAGTTTGGAAAAactatggaagtatatattgacGTTATGGTGGTAAAATCGGAAAGAGCTGAAGATTACCTGATTCATTTAAAAGAAGCCTTTGCAATACTAAGGCAATttaacatgaagctgaacccagAAAAATGTGTATTTGGTGTATCATCCGGAAAGTTCTTGGGATCCATGGTTTCAAAGCGAGGAATAGAGATAAATCCAAACCAGATAAATGCTATAGAAAACATTCCAGATAATCTTAGCAGCATAAAGGAGGTGCAAAGTTTGACTGGGCTAGTAGAAGCGATATCCTAATTTATTTCAAGGTCATCGGAGAGGTGTCACAAATTCTTCACTGCGTTGAAGAAACAACAAGACTTTAAGTGGACGCTGGAATGTAAACAAGCATTGCAAGAGCTTAAGAAATACCTTTCAAGTCCACCACTGCTGTCAAAACCAAACCCTTAGGAGAAGATGTTTCTATACCTTGCCGTTTCAGAGGTGTCGGTAAGTGCGGTTCTAGTACGGGAAGATGAAGGTAAACAATCTCCAATTTATTATGTTAGTAAAACGCTTTTAGATGCCGAAACTAGATATCCATATTTAGAAAAATTGGCACTAGCTTTAATACATGCTGCTAGAAAATTAAGACACTATTTTCAAAGTCATCCCATTGTCGTGGTAACAACATTCCCTCTACGGAGTATTCTCCATAGACCGGAATTGTCAGGCAGGTTAGCTAAATGGGCAATTGATCTTAGTGAATTCAATATTTCTTATCAGCCTAGAAATGCTATAAAATCGCAAATTCttgccgattttgtggcagattttagTTCAAAATTGTATTTGGAAGCAGAGAAAGAAACCGTCACTAATTCGAGGTCATCCCCCAAGATATAGACCCTATAGACGGATGGAGAATATAATGAAAGTGGATCGGGATTAGGTTTAGTACTAAAAGTACCCAGTGGTGAAATTGTCGGCCAAGCCATAAAATGCCCAAAAATTACTAACAATGAGGCCGAGTATGAGGTTGTTGTTGCAGGTTTAAAGCTTGCTTTAGAGTACAAAGCGGAAAGCATCAAAGTACACTGTGATTCGCAATTGGTGGTTAACCAGGTAAATGGAACTTTCAGCATAAAAGAACCACGAATGTAGAAGTATCAAACACAAATCTCTGACCTATTGGCAAGATTCAAAAAATGGGGGTTAGAGCAGGTTCCACGGGAAAGCAATGCCGAGGCCGGTGGATTAGCAAAGCTAGCATCAACTGCTGATCCCGCAGAGCCGGGGAGCTGGAGTGTGATCCATTTATTACATCCAATTAGTAGCGAAATTGAAATACGAGCAACAAGATCAACACATAATTGGAGAAATGAGATACTTGATTATTTGCAACAAGGGACTTTGCCCTTAGATAAAAAAGAAGCGCGAAAATTACAGGTAAAAGCTTCTAGATACTGCCTAGTTTATGGAGAACTATATCGAAGAACCTTTGGAGGACCACTCGCCAAGTGTTTAGTCCCAACATAGACAGAACCCGCTATGCAACAAATGCATAGTGGATATTGTGGAAATCACTCCGGTAGGAGATCATTAGCCCGATTTTTGCTACATGCAG
Encoded proteins:
- the LOC132639630 gene encoding uncharacterized protein LOC132639630, which produces MPFGLKNAGATYQRLVTTMFKDQFGKTMEVYIDVMVVKSERAEDYLIHLKEAFAILRQFNMKLNPEKCVFGVSSGKFLGSMVSKRGIEINPNQINAIENIPDNLSSIKEVQSLKLALEYKAESIKVHCDSQLVVNQVPRESNAEAGGLAKLASTADPAEPGSWSVIHLLHPISSEIEIRATRSTHNWRNEILDYLQQGTLPLDKKEARKLQVKASRYCLVYGELYRRTFGGPLAKCLVPT